A genome region from Halorussus pelagicus includes the following:
- a CDS encoding HesB/IscA family protein, translating to MSTETAPDGDPTTKIEVTPDAADEALALLESEELDTGIAGLRLFVQQGGCAGLSYGMRFDEEPEEDDTVYEHHELRVFVDPASMNYIEGSVVDYEDGLQGAGFHVDNPNVVSECGCGESFRT from the coding sequence ATGAGTACCGAGACCGCACCCGACGGCGACCCCACGACGAAGATAGAGGTGACACCCGACGCCGCCGACGAAGCCCTCGCGCTGTTGGAGAGCGAGGAGTTGGACACCGGCATCGCTGGACTCCGGCTGTTCGTCCAGCAGGGCGGCTGTGCGGGGCTGTCTTACGGGATGCGCTTCGACGAGGAACCGGAAGAAGACGACACGGTCTACGAGCATCACGAGCTTCGGGTGTTCGTTGACCCCGCGAGCATGAACTACATCGAGGGGAGCGTCGTGGACTACGAGGACGGCCTGCAGGGCGCGGGCTTCCACGTCGATAATCCGAACGTCGTCAGCGAGTGCGGGTGCGGCGAGAGCTTCCGGACGTAG
- a CDS encoding dodecin, translating into MVFKKITLIGTSEESFDAAADDAIDRAERTLENLKWVEVDELGVEVANAPDREYQAEVTVAFELEG; encoded by the coding sequence ATGGTGTTCAAGAAAATCACGCTCATCGGCACGAGCGAGGAGAGTTTCGACGCGGCCGCGGACGACGCCATCGACCGCGCCGAGAGAACGTTGGAGAACTTGAAGTGGGTGGAGGTGGACGAACTCGGCGTCGAAGTCGCCAACGCGCCGGACCGGGAGTATCAGGCCGAGGTCACGGTCGCTTTCGAGTTAGAGGGGTAA
- a CDS encoding pyridoxal-phosphate-dependent aminotransferase family protein: protein MVEKPDVGELTPPDRTLMGPGPSEVHPRVLRAMSTPLVGHLDPSFIEIMNEVQDLLRYTFRTDNQWTIPVSGTGSAAMEAAIGNVVEPGDTMLVPTNGYFGGRMAKMATRAGGDVVRVDAPWGEPLDPADVAAAMDEHQPDVFGFVHAETSTGVLQPQVSELTNVAHDHDALVIADTVTSLGGVELKVDDWGIDVAYAGPQKCLSCPPGAAPLTLNDRAMEKVLSREADARSWYLDLSLLEGYWGDDRSYHHTAPITNVYALREALRLVAEEGIENRWERHRENAAALKAGVEAMGMEMNAPDDYWLPSLNAVRVPDGVTDTDVTSYLLDQYDLEIATGLGDLEGDIFRIGCMGYSSRPETVSYLMAALGDALSEQGAAVDVEAGLAATARKLGER from the coding sequence ATGGTGGAGAAACCGGACGTTGGAGAGTTGACGCCGCCGGACAGAACGCTGATGGGTCCCGGACCGAGCGAGGTCCACCCGCGGGTGCTTCGCGCGATGAGTACCCCGCTGGTCGGACATCTTGACCCGTCGTTCATCGAGATTATGAACGAGGTCCAAGACCTCCTGCGGTACACCTTCCGAACCGACAACCAGTGGACGATTCCGGTCTCTGGCACCGGGTCGGCCGCGATGGAGGCCGCAATCGGCAACGTCGTGGAACCGGGCGACACGATGTTGGTCCCGACGAACGGCTACTTCGGCGGCCGGATGGCGAAGATGGCGACTCGCGCGGGCGGCGACGTGGTCCGCGTGGACGCGCCGTGGGGCGAACCGCTCGACCCCGCCGACGTGGCCGCGGCGATGGACGAACACCAACCGGACGTGTTCGGGTTCGTCCACGCTGAGACCAGTACGGGCGTCCTCCAGCCGCAGGTCTCGGAGTTGACCAACGTGGCCCACGACCACGACGCCCTCGTCATCGCCGACACCGTGACCTCGCTGGGCGGCGTCGAACTGAAAGTGGACGACTGGGGAATCGACGTGGCCTACGCCGGACCCCAGAAGTGTCTCTCGTGTCCGCCGGGCGCGGCCCCGCTCACGCTCAACGACCGCGCGATGGAGAAGGTCCTCTCGCGCGAGGCGGACGCCCGGTCGTGGTATCTCGACCTCTCGCTGTTGGAAGGCTACTGGGGCGACGACCGCTCGTACCACCACACCGCGCCCATCACGAACGTCTACGCGCTCCGCGAGGCGCTTCGCCTCGTCGCCGAGGAGGGCATCGAGAACCGCTGGGAGCGCCACCGCGAGAACGCCGCCGCGCTCAAGGCGGGCGTCGAAGCGATGGGGATGGAGATGAACGCGCCCGACGACTACTGGCTTCCGAGTCTCAACGCGGTCCGTGTCCCCGACGGCGTGACCGACACGGACGTTACGAGCTACCTACTCGACCAGTACGACCTCGAAATCGCCACCGGACTCGGGGACTTGGAGGGCGACATCTTCCGAATCGGGTGCATGGGTTATTCCTCGCGGCCCGAGACGGTGTCGTACCTGATGGCCGCGCTCGGCGACGCGCTTTCCGAGCAGGGCGCGGCCGTAGACGTGGAAGCCGGACTCGCCGCGACGGCCCGGAAACTCGGCGAGCGGTAA
- a CDS encoding universal stress protein, whose translation MTSVVVPVRYPLTDHSKRTLAEALRVAEECDAALTVLHVNLYHHGREVSRAELKRVVENEFGRVANVQYVVREGFLVEETILEEVAAEEADAVIIGHKQASRWRRMFRKLTADPDIEGFLREKLDAEVLTVGRE comes from the coding sequence GTGACTAGCGTCGTCGTCCCCGTCCGGTATCCGCTGACCGACCATTCGAAGCGGACGCTCGCTGAAGCCCTCCGCGTCGCCGAAGAGTGCGACGCGGCGCTCACGGTCCTGCACGTCAACCTCTATCACCACGGGCGAGAGGTGTCGCGCGCCGAACTGAAACGCGTGGTCGAGAACGAGTTCGGCCGGGTGGCTAACGTCCAGTACGTCGTCCGCGAGGGGTTTCTGGTCGAAGAGACCATCCTCGAAGAGGTTGCCGCCGAAGAGGCCGACGCAGTCATCATCGGCCACAAACAGGCCAGTCGCTGGCGGCGCATGTTCCGGAAACTGACTGCCGACCCCGACATCGAGGGGTTCCTCCGCGAGAAACTCGACGCCGAAGTCCTCACGGTCGGGCGCGAGTAG
- a CDS encoding DUF5816 domain-containing protein produces the protein MDATTTTDDRTVYVARNEGDRGSKGPFFVVYSDESREDRYGYLCGNCERIDNAMDSMGRIECNACGNVRKPTEWDAAHE, from the coding sequence ATGGACGCGACCACGACGACAGACGACCGGACGGTGTACGTGGCCCGCAACGAGGGCGACCGCGGGTCGAAGGGACCGTTCTTCGTCGTTTACAGCGACGAGTCCCGAGAGGACCGCTACGGCTACCTCTGTGGCAACTGCGAGCGAATCGACAACGCGATGGACTCGATGGGCCGCATCGAGTGCAACGCCTGCGGGAACGTTCGGAAGCCGACCGAGTGGGACGCCGCCCACGAGTGA
- a CDS encoding DUF7116 family protein, translating into MATVSTPPIDQARTIFSNLGYTVSGDDGDEFRAERKWRVVRVTTLTDAETTPNDGELRCFVTWNEHASELRQRLRRADTEYEWAIIGVRESGDYEVHRAPPSATAAV; encoded by the coding sequence ATGGCCACTGTTAGCACACCGCCCATCGATCAGGCGAGGACCATCTTCTCCAACTTGGGCTACACCGTCTCCGGCGACGACGGTGACGAGTTCCGAGCCGAACGGAAGTGGCGGGTCGTTCGCGTGACGACCCTGACCGACGCAGAGACGACTCCGAACGACGGAGAGTTACGCTGTTTCGTAACGTGGAACGAGCACGCGTCCGAACTCCGCCAGCGTCTCCGACGGGCGGACACCGAGTACGAGTGGGCGATAATCGGCGTCCGAGAGAGCGGCGACTACGAAGTCCACCGCGCGCCGCCGAGTGCCACAGCAGCGGTCTGA
- a CDS encoding bifunctional metallophosphatase/5'-nucleotidase, which translates to MAPRLVHYSDVENVYDTPERAGRLAGLLRELDGDDAVLAGSGDNTSPGVLALIEDGAQALDFFEVVAPDVETFGNHEFDHGPSALRSLVADSPQTWVSANVWRDRESGDRFAADAGVVPATVVRADGATVGVVGVTTERTGSINPEATDIEFTDPVAAARDALADLDTDYRVVLSHLGQRDEELARAVEADAILGGHVPTERCDRVDGTLLTRPGDGGSAVLEVDLAGDVTRHRVGDAPVHEGVADAMRARLAETGLNDVVGTVSEPIDRAETTLFGGESRLGNFVADAYRWETDADVGLQNGGGVRTGDDISGEVTAADLVSVTPFEERVVVAEVSGAQLRAAFEWAASPDLGFAEPGWWHAQVSGATVAWDPERHSVESVEVGGEPIADDRTYSVALSDYVLHTDDEFPSLREDHRVSTAGIQYEVLVEYARETAIAPELDGRIAEVEIDAGARSAER; encoded by the coding sequence ATGGCTCCCCGCCTCGTCCATTACTCCGACGTAGAGAACGTCTACGACACCCCCGAGCGCGCGGGGCGACTCGCCGGACTCCTCCGCGAGTTGGACGGCGACGACGCCGTCCTCGCCGGGTCGGGCGACAACACCTCGCCGGGCGTCCTCGCGCTGATCGAAGACGGCGCGCAGGCGCTCGATTTCTTCGAGGTGGTCGCCCCTGACGTGGAGACGTTCGGCAATCACGAGTTCGACCACGGACCCTCGGCGCTCCGCAGTCTCGTCGCTGACTCGCCCCAGACGTGGGTCAGCGCCAACGTCTGGCGCGACCGGGAGTCGGGCGACCGATTCGCCGCGGACGCGGGCGTCGTCCCCGCCACGGTCGTACGAGCAGACGGCGCGACGGTGGGCGTCGTCGGCGTCACCACCGAGCGCACCGGGTCGATAAACCCAGAGGCGACCGACATCGAGTTCACCGACCCGGTCGCGGCCGCCCGAGACGCGCTGGCCGACCTCGACACCGACTACCGCGTGGTCCTCTCGCACCTCGGCCAGCGCGACGAGGAGTTGGCCCGCGCCGTCGAGGCCGACGCCATCCTCGGCGGTCACGTCCCGACCGAGCGGTGCGACCGAGTGGACGGAACCCTGCTTACCCGGCCCGGCGACGGCGGGTCGGCCGTCCTCGAAGTGGACCTCGCTGGCGACGTGACCCGCCACCGCGTCGGCGACGCCCCGGTTCACGAGGGCGTCGCCGACGCGATGCGCGCCAGACTCGCCGAGACCGGCCTCAACGACGTGGTCGGAACCGTCTCGGAACCCATCGACCGCGCGGAGACGACGCTGTTCGGCGGCGAGTCTCGACTCGGGAACTTCGTCGCCGACGCCTACCGCTGGGAGACCGACGCCGACGTGGGTCTCCAGAACGGCGGCGGGGTCCGGACCGGCGACGACATCTCGGGTGAGGTCACTGCCGCCGACCTCGTGAGCGTCACCCCTTTCGAGGAGCGCGTGGTGGTCGCCGAAGTTTCGGGCGCACAACTCCGGGCGGCCTTCGAGTGGGCTGCCAGCCCCGACCTCGGCTTCGCGGAACCGGGCTGGTGGCACGCGCAAGTCAGCGGCGCAACAGTCGCGTGGGACCCCGAGCGCCACAGCGTCGAGTCCGTCGAGGTCGGTGGCGAACCGATAGCCGACGACCGGACCTACTCGGTCGCGCTCTCGGACTACGTCCTCCACACCGACGACGAGTTTCCCTCCCTCCGGGAGGACCACCGCGTCTCGACGGCCGGAATCCAGTACGAGGTGCTGGTCGAGTACGCCCGCGAGACGGCCATCGCGCCCGAACTCGACGGGCGCATCGCCGAAGTCGAAATCGACGCCGGAGCGCGTTCAGCCGAGAGGTAG
- a CDS encoding twin-arginine translocation signal domain-containing protein, which produces MSNHDRRSVLKGTASLAAAGTVGTLVPGSASAATTDTYRLYHWIGSLEHGTFNEPADLTTALDQKPIDGVYPMIPHNGFETGYKSDWLDFVGRMNDRGVRVVPVVNGVKADAAADVVQQMLDWNADATSGQKIDGIQIDVEDGAYDGDAQKTLSGIETHLLDSSLTTQIDGQGLDYALAAIPAWGNNATASQFSAIATDDSIDRIVAMTYDPTTSEVRTHLEWLYDDFSEETDHEVAFGAHVDGVNWSDIESMRDDLDDVCWADIGTIDGFAVWQLDQLDL; this is translated from the coding sequence ATGTCGAATCACGACCGACGCTCCGTGTTGAAGGGAACCGCCTCGCTCGCTGCCGCAGGGACCGTCGGAACGCTCGTTCCGGGGTCTGCGAGCGCTGCCACGACTGACACGTACCGACTGTACCACTGGATCGGTAGTCTTGAACATGGAACGTTTAACGAACCGGCCGACCTGACCACCGCACTCGACCAGAAACCGATAGACGGCGTCTACCCGATGATTCCTCACAATGGTTTCGAGACCGGCTACAAATCCGACTGGCTCGACTTCGTCGGTCGGATGAACGACCGTGGGGTTCGCGTCGTCCCGGTCGTCAACGGCGTGAAGGCCGACGCGGCCGCGGATGTCGTGCAACAGATGCTCGACTGGAACGCCGACGCTACCTCTGGACAGAAGATAGACGGCATCCAAATCGACGTGGAAGATGGTGCGTACGACGGTGACGCTCAGAAGACGCTGTCCGGTATCGAGACTCACCTCCTCGACTCGTCGCTGACCACCCAAATCGACGGGCAGGGTCTCGATTACGCGCTCGCGGCCATCCCCGCGTGGGGGAACAACGCCACCGCCTCGCAGTTCTCGGCCATCGCCACCGACGACAGTATCGACCGCATCGTCGCCATGACGTACGACCCGACCACCTCCGAGGTGAGAACGCATCTCGAATGGCTCTACGACGATTTCAGCGAGGAGACCGACCACGAGGTTGCCTTCGGTGCCCACGTAGATGGCGTGAACTGGAGCGACATCGAGTCGATGCGTGACGACTTGGACGACGTCTGCTGGGCCGATATTGGTACTATCGACGGATTCGCGGTCTGGCAACTCGACCAACTCGATCTCTGA
- a CDS encoding Gfo/Idh/MocA family protein — protein MTEPVRVGFVGLGNIGHYHADRIAELDGVAIVGGVDINPDARARFAEKYGVESFESYEDLYGADVDAVVVTTPNKFHEEYAVEALRSGLDVLLEKPLAHSLESAERIAEAATNAEGFCMVGFHNRFRNPIEVVKAYQEEGRFGRTRHVEANFIRRRGIPGRGSWFTNSDIAGGGALIDIGVHAIDLSLHFHDFPTVEEVSGTIRSQFGDRDDYAYLEMWGEDTNSGEFSVDDSVSAFIRCEGGKTIALEVAWAANRSPNEEYIVRGTEAGATFDRGNDTLTLHETGQQGTDHFSDSDIQTRHEDPHKAEQRAFFEAVRDGVTPTRNTVEQALEVQRVIDAIYRSHDQQRAVQLE, from the coding sequence ATGACTGAGCCAGTCCGAGTCGGATTCGTCGGCTTGGGGAACATCGGTCACTACCACGCCGACCGCATCGCGGAGTTAGACGGGGTCGCCATCGTCGGCGGCGTCGATATCAACCCGGACGCGCGGGCGCGCTTCGCCGAGAAGTACGGCGTCGAATCGTTCGAGAGCTACGAGGACCTCTACGGTGCGGACGTGGACGCAGTCGTCGTCACGACGCCCAACAAGTTCCACGAGGAGTACGCCGTCGAGGCGCTCCGGAGCGGTCTCGACGTACTGCTCGAAAAGCCGCTGGCCCACTCGCTGGAGAGCGCCGAGCGAATCGCCGAGGCGGCCACCAACGCCGAGGGGTTCTGCATGGTCGGATTCCACAACCGCTTTCGGAACCCCATCGAGGTCGTGAAGGCGTATCAGGAAGAGGGTCGGTTCGGCCGGACGCGCCACGTCGAGGCTAACTTCATCCGGCGGCGCGGGATTCCGGGCCGCGGGTCGTGGTTCACCAACAGCGATATCGCGGGCGGCGGCGCGCTCATCGACATCGGCGTCCACGCCATCGACCTCTCGCTGCACTTCCACGACTTCCCGACGGTCGAGGAGGTATCGGGGACGATTCGCTCGCAGTTCGGCGACCGAGACGACTACGCCTACCTCGAAATGTGGGGCGAGGACACCAACTCCGGGGAGTTCTCGGTTGACGACTCGGTGAGCGCGTTCATTCGCTGTGAGGGGGGCAAGACCATCGCGCTGGAAGTCGCGTGGGCCGCCAACCGCTCGCCCAACGAAGAGTACATCGTCCGCGGGACCGAGGCGGGCGCGACCTTCGACAGGGGAAACGACACCCTCACCCTCCACGAGACGGGTCAGCAGGGGACCGACCATTTCTCGGACTCCGACATCCAGACCCGCCACGAGGACCCTCACAAGGCCGAACAGCGCGCCTTCTTCGAGGCGGTCCGAGACGGCGTGACCCCGACTCGGAACACCGTCGAGCAGGCGCTGGAGGTCCAGCGCGTCATCGACGCCATCTATCGCTCTCACGACCAACAGCGCGCGGTTCAGTTGGAGTAG
- the trmB gene encoding HTH-type sugar sensing transcriptional regulator TrmB, whose protein sequence is MSSDDLYATMEQVGDRFDLGEYEIDAYLTVLEHGDLTASQIADRTDIPQPRVYDTVRSLSDRGLVELRESRPMKVIAVDPDEAFSGIQSSLMDMVSELEARYTAPARETEAVSLVKSRSTILRYFEEVITEAEFELALSLTPDLLKRFADELSAAVDSGVSVELLVTPASEAPDPAEFDYLDVATTARARRGITTPVVAVADGEYSIYATQDALRDDEDRYGVIFNRSALGFLVSGFFGTVLWTTAERTLAADGENRPFPRRYASIRRCVKELQELGGDFYVTIEGRDIETGDSWVVEGEVVGFSFEAGERVAGMKIQTDDGVVTVGGQVAALEDIEAHEIRVGRGSPPAR, encoded by the coding sequence ATGAGTTCGGACGATCTCTACGCGACGATGGAGCAGGTTGGCGACCGGTTCGACCTCGGCGAGTACGAAATCGACGCCTACCTGACGGTTCTCGAACACGGCGACCTGACCGCGAGCCAGATAGCCGACCGGACCGACATCCCCCAACCGCGGGTGTACGACACGGTGCGAAGCCTCAGCGACCGCGGACTGGTCGAACTGCGGGAATCCCGCCCGATGAAGGTCATCGCGGTGGACCCCGACGAAGCCTTCTCGGGCATCCAGTCGTCGCTGATGGACATGGTCTCGGAACTGGAAGCGCGCTACACCGCGCCCGCCAGAGAGACCGAAGCCGTCTCGCTGGTCAAGTCGCGCTCGACCATCCTCCGGTACTTCGAGGAGGTCATCACCGAGGCCGAGTTCGAACTCGCCCTCTCGCTGACCCCGGACCTGCTGAAGCGGTTCGCCGACGAGTTGAGCGCGGCCGTCGATTCGGGCGTCAGCGTCGAACTGCTGGTCACGCCCGCCTCGGAAGCACCCGACCCGGCGGAGTTCGACTACCTCGACGTGGCGACGACCGCCCGCGCTCGGCGAGGAATCACGACGCCTGTCGTCGCCGTCGCCGACGGCGAATACTCCATCTACGCCACGCAGGATGCCCTCCGAGACGACGAGGACCGCTACGGCGTCATCTTCAACCGCTCGGCGCTTGGCTTTCTCGTTTCGGGCTTTTTCGGCACGGTCCTCTGGACCACCGCCGAGCGCACCCTCGCGGCCGACGGCGAGAACCGCCCGTTCCCCCGCCGCTACGCCTCTATCCGCCGCTGTGTCAAGGAGTTGCAGGAACTCGGCGGCGACTTCTACGTCACCATCGAGGGCCGGGACATCGAGACCGGCGACTCGTGGGTCGTGGAGGGCGAAGTCGTCGGCTTCTCGTTCGAGGCGGGCGAGCGCGTCGCCGGGATGAAGATTCAGACCGACGACGGGGTAGTCACGGTCGGCGGACAGGTCGCGGCGCTGGAGGACATCGAGGCCCACGAGATTCGCGTGGGTCGCGGGAGTCCGCCCGCGCGCTGA
- the cyaB gene encoding class IV adenylate cyclase — translation MYEVEVKVRADHATVRERLAERGAEKVNAVEQEDTYYDAPHREFVETDEALRIRRESPADADSFAELTYKGPLVETESKTRREVETEVAEGEAAGDILSALGFDPAATVRKERERFAFDGYTVTLDTVEGLGEFVEVETEVEDEASVEAAREAAFEVLSDLGLDPDDQIRTSYLGLLLGDEEV, via the coding sequence ATGTACGAGGTCGAAGTGAAGGTCCGCGCCGACCACGCGACCGTCCGCGAGCGCCTCGCCGAGCGCGGGGCTGAGAAGGTGAACGCGGTCGAACAGGAAGACACCTACTACGACGCGCCCCACCGGGAGTTCGTCGAGACGGACGAAGCCCTGCGGATTCGCCGCGAGAGTCCCGCCGACGCCGACTCGTTCGCGGAACTCACCTACAAGGGACCGCTCGTGGAGACCGAGTCGAAGACGCGCCGCGAGGTCGAGACCGAGGTCGCGGAGGGCGAGGCCGCGGGCGACATCCTCTCGGCGCTCGGGTTCGACCCCGCCGCGACCGTCCGGAAGGAGCGCGAGCGGTTCGCGTTCGACGGCTACACCGTCACCCTCGACACGGTGGAGGGATTGGGCGAGTTCGTGGAGGTCGAGACCGAAGTCGAGGACGAGGCGTCGGTTGAGGCGGCCCGCGAGGCGGCCTTTGAGGTCTTGAGCGACCTCGGTCTCGACCCGGACGACCAGATTCGCACGTCGTATCTCGGGCTTCTGCTCGGCGACGAGGAAGTGTAG
- a CDS encoding mechanosensitive ion channel family protein: MVGVAEVRDEVLGLLGGLPGANYVTATLILVVAWYGSQLLVRFLGRPVARRFQRPSLTKTILSGIRAIVMLLAATVAADQFGFEAGDILLSVTVFSAVLGLVLAPIIGSVINGLFLLADQPYEVGDMIELVDRNQRGYVEDITLRYTKIFTLENTFLVIPNSNMRDRDVINYSAEDTRSRLSLELLVTYEGDLERARAILERAARETTEVVEGGPDIRIGSARYPSAPVAYIKDYADHGVLLDLRYWVKDPYYVGRVESKIQERIWEQLDDADVEIAYPHSHLVFDDTSGTANVEVAGRERQSRTEDGNERSAPPEEFDSPN, translated from the coding sequence ATGGTCGGCGTCGCCGAGGTGAGAGACGAGGTTCTGGGGCTACTCGGGGGTCTGCCCGGCGCGAACTACGTCACGGCCACGCTGATTCTCGTCGTCGCGTGGTACGGGAGCCAACTGCTCGTCCGGTTTCTCGGTCGCCCCGTCGCCCGCCGGTTCCAGCGTCCGAGTCTGACGAAGACGATTCTCAGCGGGATTCGAGCCATCGTGATGCTCTTGGCGGCGACGGTGGCGGCCGATCAGTTCGGCTTCGAGGCAGGCGACATCCTGCTGTCGGTGACGGTGTTCTCGGCGGTTCTCGGACTCGTCCTTGCGCCCATCATCGGGAGCGTCATCAACGGCCTGTTCCTGTTGGCCGACCAGCCCTACGAGGTCGGCGACATGATAGAACTGGTGGACCGCAACCAGCGAGGCTACGTCGAGGACATCACGCTCCGGTACACGAAGATTTTCACGCTCGAAAACACCTTCCTCGTGATTCCCAACTCAAACATGCGCGACCGGGACGTAATCAACTACTCGGCGGAGGACACCCGCTCGCGCCTCTCGCTCGAACTCCTCGTGACCTACGAGGGCGATTTGGAGCGGGCCCGCGCGATTTTGGAGCGGGCCGCCCGCGAGACGACCGAAGTCGTCGAGGGCGGGCCGGACATCCGCATCGGGAGCGCGCGCTACCCCTCCGCGCCGGTCGCGTACATCAAGGACTACGCCGACCACGGCGTCCTGCTGGACCTGCGCTACTGGGTCAAAGACCCCTACTACGTGGGTCGCGTCGAGTCGAAAATTCAGGAGCGCATCTGGGAGCAACTCGACGACGCCGACGTGGAAATCGCCTACCCCCACAGCCACCTCGTCTTCGACGACACCAGCGGCACCGCCAACGTGGAAGTCGCGGGGCGCGAGCGCCAATCCAGGACGGAAGACGGGAACGAACGCTCCGCGCCACCGGAAGAGTTCGACTCGCCGAACTGA
- a CDS encoding metal-dependent hydrolase: MMVGHAMVAFAVATAVAGRRWPSERALAFGVTAGAFAAVPDVDMLYAVFGLAQVGLAGVWTMTDAFWSSSTLVHRAVTHSLVVGVVAAAAFAASVAGRGARSFTAGAFHRLLAVALVAGLTAVAVAESGLLGGAVMLAFLLAGLVVAAVASRRGEFGPRELLAAALLGLLSHPFGDLFTGAPPQFLYPLDVRLLTERVTLLGDPTLNLLAVFGVELATIWLAGYVYLRATDRRVLQHVDTRAAFGAAYAIAAVAMPAPTLDVSYHFVFSILAVGAVGIAPNLLPPKSVLSADWHETVTWVLTGLAAVSVAALTYTLVYLMYSLA; encoded by the coding sequence ATGATGGTCGGACACGCGATGGTGGCGTTCGCAGTCGCCACCGCCGTCGCGGGGCGGCGGTGGCCGAGCGAGCGCGCCCTCGCGTTCGGAGTTACGGCGGGCGCGTTCGCCGCGGTCCCCGACGTAGACATGCTCTACGCCGTGTTCGGACTCGCGCAGGTCGGTCTCGCTGGCGTCTGGACCATGACCGACGCGTTCTGGTCGAGTTCCACCCTCGTCCACCGCGCCGTGACCCACTCGTTAGTGGTCGGTGTCGTCGCCGCCGCGGCGTTCGCGGCGAGCGTCGCGGGCCGCGGTGCCCGCAGCTTCACGGCCGGGGCGTTCCACCGACTCCTCGCGGTCGCACTCGTCGCGGGCCTGACCGCCGTCGCCGTCGCTGAGAGCGGTCTGCTCGGCGGCGCGGTCATGCTCGCGTTCCTGCTCGCGGGTCTGGTCGTCGCGGCGGTCGCGTCGCGCCGGGGGGAGTTCGGCCCGCGGGAACTGCTCGCCGCGGCGCTCCTCGGACTGCTCAGTCACCCCTTCGGTGACCTGTTCACTGGCGCGCCGCCGCAGTTTCTCTATCCGCTGGACGTGCGCCTGCTGACCGAGCGCGTCACGCTACTTGGAGACCCGACGCTCAATCTGCTGGCGGTGTTCGGCGTCGAGTTGGCGACGATTTGGCTCGCGGGCTACGTCTATCTGCGGGCCACCGACCGGCGGGTCCTCCAACACGTTGACACTCGCGCCGCGTTCGGGGCCGCCTACGCCATCGCGGCGGTGGCGATGCCCGCGCCGACACTCGACGTGTCGTACCACTTCGTGTTCTCGATTCTGGCGGTCGGCGCAGTCGGCATCGCGCCGAACCTCCTCCCTCCGAAGTCGGTGCTGTCCGCCGACTGGCACGAGACCGTGACGTGGGTGTTGACCGGGCTGGCGGCGGTGTCGGTCGCGGCGCTAACCTACACGCTGGTCTATCTGATGTACTCGCTCGCGTGA